From Longimicrobium sp.:
TTCCTGACGGGCTACTGGTTCGGCACCCTCCCGGTCCTGGCGCTGCAGATCTTCTTTGCCGTGCACGCCGTCCGCACCGGGCGTTTCTACTGGCTCTTCATCATCTTCTTCTTCCCGCTCGTCGGCAGCCTCGTGTACCTGTTCGCCGAGTACCTGCCCAGCGCGCGGGCCGGCCGCTCGGGGCTGTCGACGGTCACGAAGACGGTAAAGAAGGTGCTGGACCCCGGCGCGGAGATCCGCCGGCTGGAAGACCAGCTTTCGCTCACGGATACGCACGACAACCGGGTAGCCCTGGGGCGCGCGTACCGGCAGGCGGGCCGCCTGGACGATGCCATCCGGATGTACGAGAGCAGCCTGGAGGGGATGTACTCCGACGCGCCGCGGGCCCTTTCCGAGCTGTCCCTGGCGTACTACCAGGCGGGGCGGCTGGCGGACGCGCGCGCCACGTTCGACCGCCTGCGCCGCGCGCGCCAGCCCACGGCCGAGGAGCTGACCATCAGCGGGCGCATCGCCGAAGATTCCGGCGACCTGGACCTGGCGCTGCGCGAATACACCGCCGCCGCGCCCGGCGCCGGCGCCGAGGCCCGCTGCCGCCAGGGGCTCGTCCTCAAGCGGCTGGGCCGCGACACCGAGGCCATGCGCGCGTTCGAAGAGATCCTTCGCCACGCACGCGTGTCGCCGGGCCACTATCGCAAGGCCGAGAAGGAATGGATCGACATCGCACAGCGCGAAACCAAGGGCGCCGGGGCCGCGCGCTGACCTGCTCCGGACAAGGAAGAGCGCGCGCCACCCGGGATGGGTGGCGCGCGCTCTTTCGATTCGGAGCCTGCGATAGCCGGGTCAGACCCCCGCGGCCAGCGGCTCGAG
This genomic window contains:
- a CDS encoding tetratricopeptide repeat protein → MDFLTGYWFGTLPVLALQIFFAVHAVRTGRFYWLFIIFFFPLVGSLVYLFAEYLPSARAGRSGLSTVTKTVKKVLDPGAEIRRLEDQLSLTDTHDNRVALGRAYRQAGRLDDAIRMYESSLEGMYSDAPRALSELSLAYYQAGRLADARATFDRLRRARQPTAEELTISGRIAEDSGDLDLALREYTAAAPGAGAEARCRQGLVLKRLGRDTEAMRAFEEILRHARVSPGHYRKAEKEWIDIAQRETKGAGAAR